The following are encoded together in the Cicer arietinum cultivar CDC Frontier isolate Library 1 chromosome 2, Cicar.CDCFrontier_v2.0, whole genome shotgun sequence genome:
- the LOC101501764 gene encoding serine/threonine-protein kinase TOUSLED, with amino-acid sequence MSDDMLVHFSSNSSNQSDQSLPTKIAKLEARMVGKASSAASQQQGWSSVSSAGKYSGPAEELVEPCSSSDSDDDNGGEFLIQANTRKRLKLQEDDNADVFERVEVVADGRQTSLEAVETKNNVDANRKKSGRGRGSSGSGRGRGSKSNDQTRTQISPPTISSSNGQIENKDGRLRDQFHNDNSASLEDENASLRAKVAVLEEDLRKAKLETSEHQNLRQQLEKELKELRDLEQQMKPKRTKIISDLLISVSKAERQEARLKVRQDSLRLGNVGVIRAGTVLSETWEDGQALKDLNAQLKQLLETKEAIERQRKLFKKKQSDKTDGIDAEAGLLEDVLIHDEIYKSRLASIKREEEVVLRERDRYELEKGRLIREMKRIRDEDGSRFNNFQILNHRYALLNLLGKGGFSEVYKAFDLVDHRYVACKLHGLNAQWSEEKKQSYIRHAIREYNIHKTLVHRHIVRLWDIFEIDPNTFCTVLEYCSGKDLDAVLKATPILPEREARVILVQIFQGLIYMNKRTLKIIHYDLKPGNVLFDELGIAKVTDFGLSKIVENDVGSQGMELTSQGAGTYWYLPPECFELSKTPLISSKVDVWSAGILFYQMLFGRRPFGHDQTQERILREDTIIKARKVEFPPKPTVSNEAKEFIRRCLTYNQGERPDVLTIAQDPYLTYLKK; translated from the exons ATGTCGGATGACATGTTGGTTCATTTTTCGTCAAACTCTTCCAACCAATCGGATCAGTCTTTGCCTACAAAGATTGCTAAGTTGGAAGCTCGAATGGTTGGAAAAGCTTCCTCTGCTGCTTCCCAGCAACAAGGTTGGTCCTCTGTTTCTTCAGCTGGGAAATACAGTGGACCAGCTGAAGAGTTGGTTGAACCTTGCAGTTCCAGTGATTCTGATGATGAT AATGGTGGCGAATTCTTGATTCAAGCCAACACGCGGAAGCGCCTTAAACTTCAAGAAGATGATAATGCTGATGTTTTTGAACGTGTTGAG GTTGTTGCTGATGGAAGACAAACCAGTTTGGAGGCCGTGGAGACAAAAAATAATGTTGATGCAAATAGAAAGAAATCTGGTCGTGGAAGAGGGAGTTCTGGTTCAGGTAGGGGTCGTGGTTCCAAAAGTAATGATCAGACCAGAACACAAATTTCTCCCCCAACAATTTCATCCTCAAATGGCCAGATTGAGAATAAA GATGGTAGACTCAGAGATCAGTTTCATAATGATAATAGTGCTTCATTAGAG GATGAGAATGCATCTTTACGTGCAAAAGTTGCTGTGTTGGAGGAAGACTTGCGTAAAGCAAAGCTAGAAACCTCTGAGCATCAGAACCTTCGCCAACAGTTAGAAAAG GAACTGAAGGAACTGAGAGATCTTGAACAGCAAATGAAGCCTAAG agaacaaaaataatatctGATTTGCTGATATCAGTTTCAAAGGCTGAGAGACAAGAAGCAAGGCTAAAAGTACGACAAGACTCGTTGAGACTTGGAAATGTTGGTGTAATCAG AGCTGGAACTGTCTTATCTGAGACCTGGGAAGATGGTCAGGCGTTAAAGGATCTGAATGCCCAGCTT AAACAACTGCTAGAAACAAAGGAGGCAATTGAGCGGCAGCGCAAgttatttaagaaaaaacaaTCTG ATAAGACTGATGGAATCGATGCAGAGGCTGGATTACTGGAAGATGTTCTCATTCATGATGAAATCTATAAATCTCGACTAGCCAGCATTAAAAGG GAAGAAGAAGTTGTTTTGCGAGAGAGGGATCGCTATGAACTAGAGAAGGGAAGACTAATTCGTGAAATGAAACGCATACGGGATGAAGATGGTTCGCGTTTCAACAACTTTCAGATTCTAAACCATCGCTACGCCCTTCTAAACCTTCTTGGAAAGGGAGGATTCAGCGAGGTGTACAAG GCTTTTGACTTGGTGGATCATAGATACGTCGCTTGCAAGCTTCATGGTTTAAATGCTCAATGGAGTGAAGAGAAGAAACAAAGTTACATAAGACATGCAATTCGGGAGTATAACATTCACAAGACCTTGGTCCATCGTCACATTGTTCGTTTATGGGACATCTTTGAGATTGATCCAAATACATTCTGCACTGTTCTAGAGTATTGCAGCG GGAAAGATCTTGATGCTGTTCTTAAAGCAACGCCTATTTTGCCTGAGAGGGAGGCTAGGGTCATTTTAGTTCAGATTTTTCAAGGCCTTATTTACATGAATAAAAGAACACTGAAGATTATTCATTATGATTTAAAGCCGGGAAATGTTTTGTTTGATGAGCTTGGTATTGCCAAAGTAACTGATTTTGGTCTTAGCAAGATAGTGGAGAATGATGTGGGATCCCAGGGCATGGAGCTTACATCTCAGGGGGCTGGAACATATTG GTATTTGCCGCCTGAATGCTTTGAGCTCAGCAAAACACCTCTTATATCATCCAAG GTTGATGTCTGGTCTGCTGGTATTCTGTTCTACCAAATGCTCTTTGGCAGGCGTCCTTTCGGACATGACCAAACACAAGAGAGAATACTTCGTGAAGACACAATTATTAAGGCACGCAAGGTCGAATTTCCCCCTAAACCTACCGTTTCTAATGAGGCAAAG GAATTTATTCGGCGGTGTCTAACATATAACCAGGGCGAGAGACCAGATGTATTAACCATAGCTCAAGATCCATATCTCACTTACTTAAAGAAGTAG